The proteins below are encoded in one region of Avibacterium volantium:
- a CDS encoding mercuric transporter MerT family protein, which yields MNLSRSNANPKGGNAKFWAICTTAVSAAVASTLCCIAPLLYLLFGISSTWLVSLNQLAFLQIPMLVISLIAFGYGFWLLNFSGKVICSQYLSRRTLQILYWLMALIILFFLTYPYVLPYVLDYLE from the coding sequence ATGAATTTATCTCGCAGCAACGCTAATCCGAAAGGCGGAAATGCCAAATTTTGGGCGATATGTACCACCGCAGTGAGTGCTGCGGTGGCATCGACACTTTGCTGTATTGCGCCATTGTTATATCTGTTATTTGGCATTTCTAGCACTTGGCTAGTGAGCTTAAATCAGCTGGCCTTTTTGCAAATTCCAATGCTCGTGATTTCCCTCATCGCATTTGGTTATGGCTTTTGGCTGCTGAATTTCTCAGGAAAAGTGATTTGTAGCCAATATCTCTCACGCCGTACATTGCAAATTTTATATTGGCTAATGGCGCTGATTATTCTCTTTTTCTTAACTTATCCCTATGTTTTACCTTATGTTTTGGATTATTTAGAATGA
- a CDS encoding heavy-metal-associated domain-containing protein, whose translation MKKILLFLTALSFSLPSLAAERKVTLHIEEMNCQLCVYLVNKELRNIDGVQSTKANFNSRLVNVVADEKVSDEMLIQAIDKLHYHAVVQQ comes from the coding sequence ATGAAAAAAATTTTACTTTTTTTGACCGCACTTAGCTTTTCATTGCCAAGCCTTGCCGCAGAACGCAAGGTTACGTTGCATATTGAAGAAATGAATTGCCAGCTTTGCGTTTATTTAGTCAATAAAGAATTGCGCAACATTGACGGCGTGCAATCGACTAAAGCGAATTTTAATTCACGTTTGGTCAATGTGGTGGCAGATGAGAAAGTGAGTGATGAAATGCTCATTCAAGCTATTGATAAGTTGCATTATCACGCAGTGGTACAACAATAA